TGTCTCCATACGCGAACCGGTCGTCGCAAACCAGACAATCCCCGCGATGCCCAGGGCCAGGATGAACTGGGTCACCGGTGCGGAGATGGAGGACATCGCCTGCATTTTCATGAACTCACGAAAGTTGCGGGCATTGATGCGCTCGAAACGGGCGGACTCGAACTCCTCGCCCCCATACAGTTTCACCACACGATGTCCGTTGATCACTTCCTCGGCGACATGGGTCACCTGCCCCATCGAATCCTGAATCCGGCGGGCGTAGCGACGAAATGCGCGGGAAATCCCCCCCACCAGCACGACCAGCACCGGCGCCAGCACGACGATGAACAGCGCCAGCTGCCAACTGAGAATCAGCAGCCAGATCAGCAGCCCCGCCACCGTAATGCTGTCGCGAATCAGGGTGGTCAATGCGCGGGATGCCGCCTCGGAAACCTGTTCGCTCTGATAGTTCAGGCGGGTGAGCACTTCACCGCCCGCCACCCGATCGAAGAACCGGACCGGCAGGTGCAGCACCTGATCGAAGACATCGCGCTTCAGATCGCGAATCACCGAACGACCCACCCAGGCCATACCGTAGCCGGACATGAACTCCGCCACGACGCGCAGGGCAAAAACGCCCAACAGCAGCAAGGGCATGGCATGGATGGTGGCCGGATCGCGATTGACGAAGCTGCCATCGAGCAAGGGCTTCATCAGGGCTGCGAAAGCAACTTCAGTGAACGCCGCCCCGATCATCCCGATAATGGCCAGACCCAGGAGACGGGCATACTGCTGCGTATAGCGTAGAAGTCGACGATAGGTCTGCCAGCCTGAAGCCGGCGTCGCAGCCGTTGCACCCGGCGAACCTTGGGATGGAGAAGAATGCATCGAACGCGTCACTTGACCGGAGTTGTCCCGAGGCCAACCTTGGTGATGCCCGCCTCGCGGGCAAGATCCAGCACACTGATGACCTTCTGATTCACCACGTCGGCATCGGCCCATACCACGACAGGACGTTGGTCGGCTGCAATGCTTCGGAGGACGGGGCGGATGGCGTCGCTGTCGTAGATCTTGCCATCGATGGCAATACGTCCGTCCCGGGCAATCTCGATCACATGATCTTTGACCGGTGCTCGTTTCTCGGTGCCCTGACTGGAGACGGGAAGCGTCACGTTGAGTGTCCGATCATGAACGAACGTCGTCGTCAGCATGAAGAAAATCAACAACATGAAAATGACATCGATCAGCGGAATCAGGTTCAGTTCCAGTTCTTCCCGCGGTCTTTGACGAAATTGCATGACGACACCCTCAGCGTTTGCGCGCATCGACCGGATGGATCAGATCCACCAGACGGATCGCCTCGCGTTCCATCTCGATGATGCGCTCATCCACCAGTCCCCGGAAATACCGGTGGAAGATGTAGGCGGGCACGGCCACGATGATACCGCCAGCCGTGGTAACCAATGCCTTGGCGATGCCCCCCGCCA
The Halothiobacillus diazotrophicus DNA segment above includes these coding regions:
- a CDS encoding ExbD/TolR family protein, which encodes MQFRQRPREELELNLIPLIDVIFMLLIFFMLTTTFVHDRTLNVTLPVSSQGTEKRAPVKDHVIEIARDGRIAIDGKIYDSDAIRPVLRSIAADQRPVVVWADADVVNQKVISVLDLAREAGITKVGLGTTPVK